A stretch of Campylobacter showae DNA encodes these proteins:
- a CDS encoding DNA cytosine methyltransferase: protein MKRYKAIDFFCGGGGMTCGLRQAGIYVVAGIDFDKDAKETYEYNNKGSVFIHSDIRKLKIDYFEQNFHINRNDDNLIFAGCSPCQFYSIINSDKTNSLQSKDLLMDFARFVAYYTPGYILVENVPGIITNKDSVLPRFLTELKKIGYENIIYKVIDMSRYGIPQNRRRFSLIATRLKNMRICLPVESTGMITLDKVIGKKNGFPEVKAGYRDDSDFYHTVAGLSDKSLRRLQKTRHNGGSRLDWANETDLQLKCFVGKDDSFKDTYGRMWWNRPAPTITTKFFSISNGRFGHPEENRAISIREGATIQTFPENYVFKTTSIAAAAKLIGNAVPPEYARQLGEAIKKTDYSI from the coding sequence ATGAAACGATACAAAGCTATAGATTTTTTCTGTGGTGGAGGAGGTATGACTTGTGGACTCCGCCAGGCAGGGATTTACGTTGTTGCCGGCATTGATTTTGACAAAGACGCAAAAGAAACATATGAATATAATAACAAAGGAAGTGTTTTTATTCATTCAGATATTCGGAAATTAAAAATTGATTACTTTGAGCAGAACTTTCATATTAATCGAAATGATGATAACTTGATATTTGCGGGATGCAGTCCTTGTCAATTTTACAGCATAATCAATTCAGATAAGACCAACTCGCTACAATCTAAAGATTTATTAATGGATTTTGCTCGTTTTGTAGCGTATTATACTCCAGGCTACATTCTTGTTGAAAATGTCCCTGGAATAATAACCAATAAAGATAGCGTCTTACCGCGATTCCTTACTGAGTTAAAAAAAATAGGCTACGAAAACATTATATATAAAGTAATTGATATGAGTCGTTACGGGATTCCTCAAAATAGGAGACGATTTTCATTAATAGCAACACGCTTAAAAAATATGCGTATTTGTTTGCCGGTTGAGAGTACGGGAATGATTACTCTTGATAAAGTTATCGGTAAAAAAAATGGTTTTCCTGAAGTAAAAGCTGGATATCGAGATGATAGCGATTTTTATCATACGGTAGCAGGCTTAAGCGATAAAAGCTTAAGAAGACTGCAAAAAACCAGACATAACGGTGGAAGTAGGCTTGATTGGGCAAACGAAACAGACCTTCAACTAAAATGTTTTGTGGGTAAAGACGATAGTTTTAAAGATACATACGGACGCATGTGGTGGAATAGGCCGGCACCAACCATTACTACAAAATTTTTTAGTATTTCGAACGGGCGTTTCGGGCATCCTGAAGAAAACAGAGCTATCTCTATAAGAGAAGGAGCGACAATACAGACTTTCCCGGAAAATTATGTTTTTAAAACTACCAGCATAGCGGCAGCTGCAAAGTTGATTGGAAATGCTGTACCACCTGAATATGCGAGACAATTAGGTGAAGCGATAAAGAAAACGGATTATAGTATATGA
- a CDS encoding ATP-binding protein — translation MKQHFSITPRIIAHFGEDLIKNESIAILELVKNSYDACATECKVEFYSRNKELEKIVISDNGFGMNANIIKNVWLVVGTNHKKNAKKNQCGRYPLGEKGIGRLGVHKLGKKIRLFSKTINDKEVELSIDWTELENAKQIDDFDIDVIENTVPKQYSKNNTGTTIIIEELKSKWDRRQIREIYRNLLSLNSPFADNNDSFKVDIWSNENIFEGLPKLEDIIANGGLYFGSCILNGNRIKKFNYEFRPWSSLNKIDGRKLNLSNLGEQDLYLKGLKEEDGKKKLVEYEIDLDELQIGEIEFDIIIFEKDAVIFNYVNAEKKVLAII, via the coding sequence ATGAAGCAGCATTTTTCGATTACACCAAGGATTATTGCTCATTTTGGTGAAGATTTAATAAAAAACGAAAGTATAGCAATTCTTGAGTTGGTAAAAAATTCTTACGATGCCTGTGCAACAGAATGCAAGGTAGAATTTTATTCCCGAAATAAAGAATTGGAAAAGATTGTTATTTCTGATAATGGATTTGGAATGAATGCCAATATTATAAAAAATGTTTGGCTTGTCGTGGGTACTAATCATAAAAAAAATGCAAAAAAAAATCAATGCGGACGTTATCCCTTAGGGGAAAAGGGCATAGGCAGATTAGGTGTGCATAAATTAGGCAAAAAAATCAGATTATTCTCAAAAACCATAAATGACAAAGAAGTTGAGTTATCGATAGACTGGACGGAATTGGAAAATGCTAAACAGATTGATGATTTTGATATTGATGTTATAGAAAATACGGTTCCAAAACAATATTCAAAAAATAATACAGGCACAACCATTATTATAGAAGAACTAAAATCAAAATGGGATAGAAGGCAGATAAGAGAAATATATAGAAATTTATTATCCCTTAATAGTCCGTTTGCAGACAATAATGACTCTTTTAAAGTCGATATTTGGAGCAATGAAAATATTTTTGAAGGGCTACCGAAACTCGAGGATATTATCGCAAACGGCGGACTGTATTTTGGTAGCTGTATTTTAAATGGTAATAGAATCAAAAAGTTTAATTATGAATTTCGACCATGGAGCTCATTGAATAAAATTGATGGGAGGAAATTGAATTTATCAAATTTAGGAGAGCAAGACTTATATCTCAAAGGACTAAAAGAAGAAGATGGGAAAAAAAAGTTGGTGGAATATGAGATTGATCTGGATGAACTGCAAATAGGAGAGATAGAGTTCGATATTATTATTTTTGAAAAAGATGCGGTTATTTTTAATTATGTAAATGCTGAAAAAAAAGTATTAGCGATTATTTAA
- a CDS encoding ATP-binding protein — MGLREKTNREGFIEDEVYNAFVDAINYVLNIFVRQRNVDKFRLTTLYKTYKVIEPVLSDLAEVMELVEKKVTNEVDKKDIIKYLNRISIQYKEVKEVLIKSANAGLNLSVVIHEIEKQIAALLGYVKNGEKDQIIKVSLRLEKIVRGYTAMIRKSAIKDTILSDIVNIALENYEFRFSDHKIEVYNNPKNCNISAFLAQAEAISVLTNLLDNSIYWLSYSRKENRKISVYITDQIKNYNSIIVSDNGPGFNIPTDAAIQPFITGKPHNIGMGLGLHIADEMMKAMKGELLFLDENDIELPKDVEKNQINKAIIALCFPKEKTKE, encoded by the coding sequence TTGGGTCTGAGAGAAAAGACAAACAGAGAAGGCTTTATTGAAGATGAAGTGTACAACGCTTTCGTAGATGCCATAAATTATGTATTGAATATTTTTGTTAGGCAACGAAATGTCGATAAATTCCGTTTAACAACTCTATATAAAACATATAAAGTTATTGAACCTGTTCTTTCCGATTTGGCAGAAGTTATGGAACTTGTTGAAAAAAAAGTTACTAATGAGGTCGACAAGAAGGATATTATAAAATATCTAAACAGAATAAGTATTCAATATAAAGAAGTAAAAGAAGTTCTTATAAAAAGTGCAAATGCGGGACTAAATTTAAGTGTTGTTATCCATGAGATTGAAAAACAGATTGCAGCATTACTCGGTTATGTTAAAAACGGAGAAAAAGATCAAATAATTAAAGTTTCTTTAAGGCTGGAAAAAATAGTTCGCGGTTATACGGCAATGATTAGAAAGTCTGCGATTAAAGATACAATATTGTCGGATATAGTAAATATAGCGTTGGAAAATTATGAATTTAGATTTTCCGATCATAAAATAGAAGTATACAATAATCCTAAAAATTGTAATATATCTGCTTTTTTGGCACAGGCGGAAGCAATATCGGTTTTGACCAATCTATTGGATAATTCTATTTATTGGTTGAGTTATTCACGAAAAGAAAATAGAAAAATATCCGTTTACATAACAGATCAAATAAAAAACTATAACTCTATTATTGTAAGTGATAACGGTCCTGGATTTAATATTCCTACAGATGCGGCAATTCAACCTTTTATAACCGGAAAGCCTCATAACATAGGGATGGGGCTCGGTCTGCATATAGCCGATGAAATGATGAAAGCAATGAAAGGCGAGCTATTATTTTTGGATGAAAACGATATTGAACTGCCGAAAGATGTTGAAAAAAATCAAATTAATAAGGCAATTATTGCATTATGTTTTCCAAAAGAAAAAACAAAGGAATAA
- a CDS encoding very short patch repair endonuclease: MSDIFSKSKRSDIMSKISGKETKPEILVRKYLFAHGFRYRKNAKDLPGKPDIVLPKYKAVVFVNGCFWHGHENCKKATLPVTNTEFWREKISNNIIRDEKTYVELAGIGYKVLVVWQCELGIKEREKTLDELVNKIRLCNINDY, encoded by the coding sequence ATGTCGGATATTTTCTCAAAATCGAAACGTTCCGATATTATGTCAAAAATTTCGGGAAAAGAAACAAAACCGGAAATTTTAGTACGTAAATATCTTTTTGCACACGGTTTTAGGTATAGAAAGAATGCAAAAGATTTACCTGGAAAACCGGATATTGTTTTACCTAAATACAAAGCGGTTGTTTTCGTAAACGGCTGTTTTTGGCACGGACACGAAAATTGTAAAAAAGCAACATTACCGGTAACCAACACCGAATTTTGGAGAGAAAAAATATCAAACAATATTATTCGTGATGAAAAAACATATGTTGAATTAGCTGGCATAGGGTATAAAGTGTTAGTTGTTTGGCAGTGCGAATTAGGCATTAAAGAAAGAGAGAAAACATTGGACGAACTTGTAAATAAGATAAGGTTATGCAACATAAACGACTATTAA
- a CDS encoding cupin domain-containing protein codes for MGKIYNLNADTKVVAKSVVSKRIFDCENAHVDVFAFDAGEELDHEMLFCDSLAWVVEGGASLHYGEKQMRLGGEQACLIEKKVWRKLVFNEPTKYVSIDFKEDLMIDHLPKAAIFSLVDAVEYEEGKIVSKTLVKNESGSMSLLSFSKDQQLSTHAAPGDALLIALDGEMKLTIGDEHFDIKKGDTIVLPGKIPHGLKISEKFKMLLIVTKDKM; via the coding sequence ATGGGTAAAATTTACAATCTAAACGCCGACACGAAAGTCGTCGCAAAAAGCGTCGTTAGCAAAAGGATTTTTGATTGCGAGAATGCTCACGTCGACGTATTTGCCTTTGACGCGGGCGAGGAACTAGATCACGAGATGCTATTTTGCGACAGCCTCGCGTGGGTCGTGGAGGGCGGTGCGAGCTTGCACTACGGCGAAAAGCAGATGCGCTTAGGCGGCGAACAGGCCTGCCTGATAGAGAAAAAAGTGTGGCGAAAACTAGTTTTTAACGAACCGACGAAATACGTCTCAATCGATTTTAAGGAGGACTTAATGATAGATCATTTACCTAAGGCGGCTATTTTTAGCCTAGTAGATGCGGTCGAATACGAAGAAGGCAAAATCGTGAGCAAAACGCTCGTCAAAAACGAAAGCGGCTCGATGTCGCTATTGTCGTTTTCAAAGGACCAACAACTCTCCACTCATGCGGCTCCGGGCGACGCGCTTTTGATAGCGCTTGACGGCGAGATGAAGCTAACCATCGGTGACGAGCATTTTGATATCAAAAAGGGCGATACCATCGTGCTTCCGGGTAAAATCCCGCACGGGTTAAAGATCTCGGAAAAATTTAAAATGTTACTCATCGTAACAAAAGATAAGATGTAG
- a CDS encoding PIN domain-containing protein, with the protein MARFIIDDENISVDNLATLKKLGQKDKIYIVTNNRQKLSISVLAWFLARKIKIKIILLESAHKDYADKIITFLMGKLSHKKDKIYIVSNDKFYDDVIDFFNKQDKNGGKFHKLKFDFNRSHTAQLIEENQDEIAILIRNSGSLSELHMKFISKFGSKNGAGVYNALKEDARKIYKKPQLDNPQKGEVKRIAAPNSAKSRPATQGDEQKLDEREKLKTESNLSGEVLHAQSAQAKEQNLENRSQIVQNTESEKSQPLESENDAAAKEEKNLQEAKAVEANLSDDPGSTEQPKDAEQNLSDKASSEDLKADEKGQNLSNKRPPQKSKQANAPQNEAKNKAENTVKSQPSLKIDETKKQEIRKIAFESKNLGDFHNGLVKKYGAEDAGKLYKALKQKAKEYLSRRDAAK; encoded by the coding sequence ATGGCAAGATTTATAATAGATGACGAAAACATAAGCGTAGATAATCTAGCAACGCTAAAAAAGCTAGGACAAAAAGATAAAATTTACATCGTAACGAACAATAGACAAAAGCTAAGCATCTCCGTTTTGGCGTGGTTTCTGGCGCGAAAAATCAAAATAAAAATCATACTTTTAGAAAGCGCTCACAAGGACTATGCCGATAAAATAATTACGTTTTTAATGGGTAAACTCTCGCACAAAAAAGACAAAATTTATATCGTCAGCAACGATAAATTTTACGACGACGTGATAGATTTTTTTAATAAACAAGATAAAAACGGCGGCAAATTTCATAAGCTCAAATTTGACTTCAATCGCTCGCACACGGCGCAGCTCATCGAAGAAAATCAAGACGAAATCGCGATCCTGATACGAAACTCGGGAAGCCTAAGTGAGCTTCATATGAAATTTATCTCAAAATTCGGTAGCAAAAACGGCGCCGGCGTGTATAACGCGCTAAAAGAGGACGCGAGAAAAATCTACAAAAAGCCTCAGCTCGATAACCCACAAAAAGGCGAAGTAAAGCGTATCGCAGCGCCAAATTCCGCAAAATCTAGGCCGGCGACTCAAGGCGATGAGCAAAAACTTGACGAGCGAGAAAAATTAAAAACGGAGTCAAATTTAAGCGGCGAGGTTTTACACGCTCAAAGCGCCCAGGCAAAAGAGCAAAATTTAGAAAATCGCTCGCAAATAGTGCAAAATACGGAGTCCGAAAAATCGCAACCCTTAGAGAGCGAAAACGACGCGGCGGCAAAAGAGGAGAAAAATTTACAAGAGGCAAAAGCCGTAGAAGCAAATTTGAGCGATGATCCGGGTTCTACCGAGCAGCCAAAAGACGCGGAGCAAAATTTAAGCGACAAAGCTTCTAGCGAGGATCTTAAAGCGGATGAAAAAGGGCAAAATTTATCAAACAAGCGTCCGCCGCAAAAATCAAAGCAAGCTAACGCACCGCAAAACGAAGCAAAAAATAAAGCTGAAAATACAGTAAAATCGCAACCATCGCTCAAGATAGACGAGACTAAAAAGCAAGAGATTAGAAAAATCGCGTTTGAGAGTAAAAATTTGGGTGATTTTCACAACGGACTGGTAAAAAAATACGGAGCAGAGGACGCCGGCAAGCTGTATAAAGCGCTAAAACAAAAGGCAAAAGAGTACCTAAGCAGGCGCGACGCGGCGAAATAG
- a CDS encoding uroporphyrinogen-III synthase, giving the protein MIYLVGSNLEFEGVKTLVLNKIKFNKFSVNLAEFDALVLTSKNSVNALKFNQILPASLQIYSIGDGTSCAAMEFGFAQIYTAKNAHGNDFAAEIAPFLKGKKTLFLRARETASSVGEILRESGVNLTQIIAYENVFKPLEKEQKPPKNSVIIFTAPSAVRNFTRNFGWDESYKAVAIGFTTAKELGNFTAPAVSAQQNINSCVNLAKTLL; this is encoded by the coding sequence ATGATCTATCTGGTCGGGTCAAATTTGGAATTTGAGGGCGTAAAAACGCTGGTTTTAAACAAGATCAAATTTAATAAATTTAGCGTAAATTTAGCCGAATTTGACGCACTGGTTCTAACCTCTAAAAACTCCGTAAACGCGCTAAAATTTAATCAAATTTTGCCCGCTAGTTTGCAAATTTACTCCATCGGCGACGGCACTAGCTGCGCGGCTATGGAGTTTGGTTTTGCTCAAATTTACACCGCAAAAAATGCTCACGGAAACGACTTTGCCGCCGAGATCGCACCGTTTCTAAAAGGTAAAAAAACGCTATTTTTAAGAGCGCGCGAGACGGCTTCGAGCGTGGGCGAAATCTTGAGAGAAAGCGGCGTAAATTTGACGCAAATAATCGCTTACGAAAACGTTTTTAAACCGCTTGAAAAAGAGCAAAAACCGCCCAAAAACTCCGTGATTATTTTTACGGCTCCCTCGGCGGTGCGAAATTTTACTCGAAATTTCGGCTGGGATGAGAGCTATAAAGCCGTCGCTATCGGATTTACGACGGCAAAAGAGCTGGGAAATTTTACGGCGCCCGCAGTGAGCGCCCAGCAAAATATAAATTCCTGCGTAAACCTCGCAAAAACGCTACTTTAA
- the purD gene encoding phosphoribosylamine--glycine ligase, whose protein sequence is MKILIIGSGGREYSIALKLQQSRKHELFFAPGNGATSKLGTNLKIKDYNQLAEFAQSEQIELTIVGPEAPLSAGVVDIFKARNLNIFGPSKSAARLEGSKAFMKDFLARNAIRTAAYLNTDDYDSAAKFIDCLTAPVVVKADGLCAGKGVIIAQSREEAKAAARDMLSGESFGEAGKRVVVEEFLDGFELSFFAICDGENFVSLPVAQDHKRLKDNDAGPNTGGMGAYAPSPLASPELIKQVEEEVVKPTLKGMKAEGNPFCGVLFAGLMVVKGMPYVLEFNVRFGDPECEVLMPLIDGDLGEILLNAAKGDLKPVKLKDEFAVGVVMASKNYPFSSSPRAKISVKNVPENSHIAFAGVSEQGGEIYADGGRVLVCVGLGKSIKQAQQKAYELCEKVEFDGAQYRKDIAWQMLKGRE, encoded by the coding sequence ATGAAAATTTTGATAATCGGAAGCGGCGGGCGCGAGTACTCCATAGCTCTAAAGCTTCAACAATCCCGCAAACACGAGCTTTTCTTTGCTCCAGGAAACGGAGCCACCTCAAAACTCGGCACAAATCTAAAAATCAAAGACTATAATCAGCTTGCAGAATTTGCCCAATCAGAGCAAATAGAGCTAACTATCGTCGGCCCCGAGGCTCCACTAAGCGCCGGCGTCGTGGATATATTTAAGGCGCGAAATTTAAACATTTTTGGACCGAGCAAGTCTGCGGCTAGGCTTGAGGGCAGTAAGGCGTTTATGAAAGACTTTTTAGCTAGAAACGCTATCCGAACAGCTGCTTATCTAAATACCGACGATTACGATTCTGCGGCTAAATTTATAGACTGTCTTACCGCTCCAGTCGTCGTCAAGGCTGACGGGCTGTGCGCTGGCAAAGGCGTGATAATCGCGCAAAGCCGCGAAGAGGCCAAAGCAGCGGCTCGCGATATGCTAAGCGGCGAGAGCTTCGGCGAGGCTGGCAAACGCGTGGTAGTGGAGGAGTTTTTAGACGGATTTGAGCTTAGCTTTTTTGCGATTTGCGACGGCGAAAATTTCGTTAGTCTGCCCGTAGCGCAGGATCACAAACGCCTAAAAGACAACGACGCGGGACCAAATACGGGCGGTATGGGTGCGTACGCTCCTAGTCCGCTAGCGAGTCCGGAGCTAATAAAGCAGGTCGAAGAAGAGGTCGTAAAACCGACTCTAAAAGGCATGAAAGCCGAGGGAAATCCTTTCTGCGGCGTGCTTTTTGCGGGACTTATGGTGGTTAAAGGTATGCCGTACGTGCTTGAGTTTAACGTGCGTTTCGGCGATCCTGAGTGCGAAGTGCTAATGCCGTTAATAGATGGCGATCTGGGCGAAATTTTATTAAACGCGGCAAAAGGCGATCTAAAACCCGTAAAGCTAAAAGACGAATTTGCCGTCGGGGTTGTGATGGCTAGTAAAAATTATCCTTTTTCAAGCTCGCCTAGGGCCAAAATCAGCGTAAAAAACGTGCCTGAAAACTCGCACATAGCATTTGCCGGCGTGAGCGAGCAGGGCGGCGAGATATATGCCGACGGCGGACGAGTGCTCGTGTGTGTGGGGCTTGGCAAAAGTATAAAACAAGCGCAACAAAAGGCCTATGAGCTTTGCGAAAAGGTAGAATTTGACGGCGCGCAGTACCGAAAAGATATCGCCTGGCAAATGCTAAAAGGACGCGAATGA
- a CDS encoding RDD family protein: MSRSVIDRLENENITLASVGKRAVAWGIDKFLISVLFYAVYYEKFDGLDYEQISALAMEMIPQIVLLEVIYQTFFTWYCGASIGKVAMKIVCVDIDLLDKPGLLNSLTRSLVRIIGENAFFLGFAWAFSNPLFQTWQDKAAKTVVINVY; encoded by the coding sequence ATGAGCAGAAGCGTCATCGACAGGCTCGAAAACGAAAATATCACGCTCGCTAGCGTCGGCAAAAGAGCCGTCGCGTGGGGGATAGATAAATTTCTCATCTCGGTTTTATTCTATGCCGTTTACTACGAGAAATTTGACGGACTAGACTACGAGCAGATTAGTGCGCTAGCTATGGAAATGATACCGCAGATAGTCTTGCTCGAGGTTATTTACCAGACGTTTTTTACGTGGTATTGCGGTGCTAGTATCGGCAAGGTCGCGATGAAGATCGTGTGCGTGGATATCGATCTGCTCGATAAGCCGGGCTTGCTAAATTCTCTCACTCGATCTTTGGTTCGCATCATCGGTGAAAACGCATTTTTCCTAGGTTTTGCATGGGCGTTTTCAAATCCATTATTTCAAACGTGGCAAGATAAGGCCGCGAAAACGGTAGTTATAAATGTTTACTAG
- a CDS encoding LPS-assembly protein LptD, which yields MFTRIFLLLMFGAFSCFAAQNFELLADDVKRDKGIVTADKNVLVYSQDYLMSADRAVYDQQKEILELFGNVNLIRNKDEISRCSYAKIDLNSKDSNYETLFMMNRDMEVWMQSDESNSTSKFYEVNGAVVSSCNVQDPDWKIKFSSGKLNRESKFLHLFNPVFYVGNVPVFYLPYFGFSTDTRRRTGLLPPEFGYGKNDGFYYKQPIYIAEYDSWDLQFDPQIRTRRGTGIYGTFRFADSPYSKGSVTLGVFRDTEGYRQRQIEKNSLRLPLKNKTHKGADVKYERDRLVKHLINEDLQEGLWLDATALNDIDYINLKKRGSGSDDNPLVTSKLNYFLSSDKHYFGAYARYYTDTSKIGSPNENKDTLQEYPSFQYHKFTDSFILPNVLYSVDLYSHNYTRKIGVKATQYEFNLPVSFHLPLADDYLKFSYYHYLYATHVDYAKKMYRPTGDEDKSANYIENYHKFSLQTDLAKAYESFYHSLNLGVDYVVKAYNEGDLPDRYETAEDDGNVYVYDMLGRKYQSFINPQHTRDEVSARATQYFFNKDGRKFLRHTISQGYYTKENKRSNLKNIIGWYPLPNLSFYNRLEYSYDNKYFEKVQSGASYTHDKFGASLWHTMQRKNAQEKQNYLHLNGYVELPHNYRLFSGTQYDLERDYNKQWQLGVSHRRKCWNYTFVYEEELEPTTTTSGTAAKKSRGVYFFINFYPMGGVHYDFSVGQTTQGS from the coding sequence ATGTTTACTAGAATTTTTTTGTTACTAATGTTTGGGGCTTTTAGTTGCTTTGCGGCTCAAAATTTCGAGCTTTTGGCTGATGACGTAAAACGCGATAAGGGTATAGTTACTGCAGATAAAAACGTACTTGTGTATTCGCAAGATTATTTGATGAGCGCAGACAGAGCTGTTTACGATCAGCAAAAAGAGATCTTAGAGCTTTTTGGTAACGTAAATTTGATAAGAAACAAGGACGAAATCTCGCGCTGCTCGTACGCAAAGATTGACCTAAATAGTAAAGATAGTAACTACGAGACGCTATTTATGATGAACCGCGACATGGAAGTGTGGATGCAAAGTGACGAGAGTAACAGCACGTCTAAATTTTACGAGGTAAACGGCGCGGTCGTATCGAGCTGTAACGTCCAAGACCCCGACTGGAAGATCAAATTTAGCAGCGGCAAGCTAAACCGCGAGAGTAAATTTTTACACCTTTTTAATCCCGTGTTTTACGTAGGAAACGTCCCTGTGTTTTATCTGCCGTATTTTGGCTTTTCTACAGACACTCGCAGACGCACAGGCCTTTTACCGCCTGAGTTTGGTTACGGCAAAAACGACGGATTTTACTACAAACAACCGATCTATATCGCCGAATACGACAGCTGGGACTTACAGTTTGATCCGCAAATTCGCACTAGACGCGGTACAGGCATATACGGTACGTTTAGATTTGCCGATTCGCCTTATTCTAAGGGTTCGGTGACGCTCGGTGTTTTTAGAGATACTGAGGGATACCGCCAAAGACAGATCGAGAAAAACTCGCTAAGACTCCCTCTTAAAAACAAAACGCATAAGGGCGCTGATGTAAAATATGAGCGAGATAGGCTCGTTAAGCACCTGATAAACGAGGATTTGCAGGAGGGCTTGTGGCTCGATGCGACGGCGCTAAACGATATCGACTATATAAATTTGAAAAAACGAGGCTCGGGTAGCGACGACAATCCCCTCGTAACCTCAAAACTAAACTATTTTCTAAGTAGCGACAAGCACTATTTCGGCGCATATGCGAGGTACTACACGGACACCTCAAAAATCGGTAGCCCAAATGAAAACAAAGATACGCTTCAAGAGTATCCGAGCTTTCAGTATCATAAATTTACCGATAGTTTTATCCTGCCGAACGTGCTTTATTCTGTCGATCTCTACTCGCATAACTACACGAGAAAAATCGGCGTAAAAGCGACGCAGTACGAATTTAATCTGCCGGTTTCCTTTCATTTGCCTTTAGCGGACGATTATCTTAAATTCTCGTATTATCACTATTTATACGCTACCCACGTGGACTATGCAAAGAAAATGTACCGTCCGACCGGAGACGAGGACAAGAGCGCAAACTATATAGAAAACTATCATAAATTTTCTCTCCAGACAGATCTAGCTAAGGCTTACGAGAGCTTTTATCATAGTTTAAATTTGGGCGTAGATTACGTAGTTAAGGCTTATAATGAAGGCGACTTGCCAGACAGATACGAGACGGCCGAAGATGACGGCAACGTATACGTATACGATATGCTCGGACGAAAATATCAGAGCTTTATAAATCCTCAGCACACTAGAGACGAGGTTTCGGCCAGAGCGACGCAGTATTTCTTTAACAAAGACGGAAGAAAATTTTTGCGCCATACGATTTCGCAGGGTTATTACACGAAAGAGAACAAGCGCTCAAATTTGAAAAACATCATCGGCTGGTATCCGCTACCGAATTTGTCTTTTTACAACAGGCTTGAGTACTCTTATGACAATAAATACTTTGAAAAAGTTCAAAGCGGCGCGAGCTATACGCACGATAAATTCGGCGCTAGCCTTTGGCACACGATGCAAAGAAAAAATGCGCAGGAAAAGCAAAACTATCTGCACCTAAACGGCTACGTCGAGCTTCCGCATAACTATAGGCTATTTAGCGGTACTCAGTATGACCTTGAGCGCGACTATAACAAGCAGTGGCAGCTAGGCGTCTCTCACCGCAGAAAATGCTGGAACTACACGTTTGTCTACGAAGAGGAGCTTGAACCGACCACGACCACCAGCGGAACGGCCGCCAAAAAATCAAGAGGCGTTTACTTCTTTATAAATTTCTATCCGATGGGCGGCGTGCATTACGACTTTTCGGTAGGACAGACGACGCAAGGTAGCTGA
- a CDS encoding phosphoribosyltransferase family protein: protein MSDYRDLMFENQLEAAEKLLEILPKKELVAGEYLMICASIESVIMVDSIARGLNLSYEILFCEHIFAPNNPECEIAMVSEKDDVVLNDELIKSFGISYDFVYGEADRKYDEKILKNVYKFRKGNLIGDLKDRNILLVDEGCETGLTALTCLKTLMRERVKSVTYATPLIATDVAAAIAPLVDEIYAVHKIANFIEVDFYYENKIEPKPETVLSILEESPFYIPLQKQGDIRTCSIQ from the coding sequence ATGAGCGATTACCGGGATCTTATGTTTGAAAACCAGCTCGAAGCAGCCGAAAAGTTGCTCGAAATTTTGCCCAAGAAGGAGCTGGTTGCAGGCGAATATCTGATGATATGCGCATCCATAGAATCGGTTATCATGGTCGACAGCATAGCTCGCGGGCTAAATTTGAGCTACGAGATTTTATTCTGCGAGCACATTTTTGCGCCGAATAACCCGGAGTGTGAGATCGCGATGGTTAGCGAAAAGGATGACGTGGTGCTAAACGATGAGCTGATTAAGAGCTTTGGTATTAGTTACGATTTCGTTTATGGCGAGGCGGATCGCAAATATGACGAAAAAATCCTAAAAAACGTATATAAATTTAGAAAAGGAAATTTAATCGGCGATCTAAAGGATAGAAATATCCTGCTCGTCGATGAGGGCTGCGAGACGGGTCTTACAGCGCTAACCTGCCTAAAAACACTCATGCGCGAGCGAGTAAAATCAGTCACCTACGCCACGCCGCTCATCGCTACCGACGTCGCCGCAGCTATCGCGCCGCTGGTGGATGAAATTTACGCCGTACACAAGATCGCAAATTTTATCGAGGTGGATTTTTATTACGAAAACAAAATCGAACCAAAACCAGAAACCGTGCTTTCCATATTAGAGGAGAGTCCATTTTATATACCATTACAAAAACAAGGAGATATCAGGACATGCAGTATTCAATAG